The following proteins come from a genomic window of Ferrovibrio sp. MS7:
- a CDS encoding threonine aldolase family protein yields the protein MDFRSDNIAGAAPEIFAALQKANEGNAASYGADEISRDLDRRFSSLFGTDCRVFPVATGTAANALALAAICPSHGAIYCHEESHIQVDECNAPEAFTGGAKMLGLAGSDGKLTPEVLARALSLGWRGSQHNPQPSALSLTQATEAGTIYSPAEITALAMIAHDGGLHVHMDGARFANAVVAGNASAADLTWKAGVDVLSFGATKNGALAAEAVVFFKPELAESFLFRRKRAGHLFSKMRFLSAQLAAMLENDLWLRLARNANARARQLADGFATIPGVRIAYPVQANEVFALLPEKIRAGMAADGALFHPWSDDGNGAVYRFVCAFDKTEADIAALLRSASRAAG from the coding sequence ATGGATTTCCGTTCCGACAATATTGCCGGCGCCGCGCCGGAGATTTTTGCCGCACTCCAGAAGGCCAATGAAGGCAATGCGGCCAGCTATGGTGCCGATGAGATCAGCCGCGATCTTGATCGCCGCTTCTCCAGTCTGTTCGGTACCGACTGCCGCGTCTTTCCGGTCGCCACCGGCACGGCGGCGAATGCCCTGGCGCTGGCGGCGATCTGCCCGTCACATGGTGCGATCTACTGCCATGAGGAAAGCCATATCCAGGTGGATGAATGCAACGCGCCGGAAGCCTTCACCGGCGGCGCCAAGATGCTCGGCCTGGCAGGTAGCGATGGCAAGCTGACGCCGGAAGTGCTGGCGCGCGCGCTCAGCCTCGGCTGGCGCGGTTCGCAGCATAACCCGCAGCCGAGTGCGCTGAGCCTGACGCAAGCGACGGAAGCCGGCACGATCTATTCGCCGGCTGAAATCACTGCCCTGGCCATGATTGCCCATGACGGCGGCCTGCATGTGCATATGGATGGTGCGCGCTTCGCCAATGCGGTGGTGGCGGGTAATGCCTCCGCCGCCGATCTAACCTGGAAGGCCGGCGTCGATGTGCTGAGCTTCGGCGCCACTAAAAACGGTGCGCTGGCAGCAGAGGCGGTGGTGTTCTTCAAGCCGGAGCTGGCGGAAAGCTTCCTGTTCCGGCGCAAGCGCGCCGGCCACCTGTTTTCCAAGATGCGTTTCCTCTCGGCGCAGCTCGCGGCGATGCTGGAAAATGATCTGTGGCTGCGCCTGGCGCGCAATGCCAATGCCCGCGCACGCCAGCTTGCCGATGGCTTTGCCACGATTCCCGGTGTGCGCATAGCCTATCCGGTGCAGGCCAACGAAGTGTTTGCCTTGCTGCCTGAGAAGATTCGCGCCGGCATGGCCGCCGATGGTGCGCTGTTCCATCCCTGGAGCGATGATGGCAATGGCGCGGTCTATCGCTTCGTCTGTGCCTTCGACAAGACCGAGGCCGATATCGCTGCTTTGCTCAGGTCAGCTTCCAGGGCGGCGGGCTGA
- a CDS encoding RSP_7527 family protein, whose product MPRMTLDTYGFYRARAHQLRAEAIRDVHAAIGQFFTGFARRLFARTQDVANPTLGFRSAKILVAE is encoded by the coding sequence ATGCCCCGGATGACGCTTGATACCTATGGTTTCTACCGTGCCCGCGCGCATCAGCTCCGCGCCGAGGCGATCCGCGATGTCCATGCGGCCATCGGCCAGTTCTTCACCGGTTTTGCGCGCCGGCTGTTCGCCCGTACCCAGGACGTGGCGAATCCGACTCTCGGCTTCCGCAGCGCCAAGATCCTGGTTGCCGAGTAA
- the murJ gene encoding murein biosynthesis integral membrane protein MurJ codes for MSLYRAIATVGGLTMVSRVFGFARDLMIARYLGAGIQADAFFVALRLPNFFRSLFAEGAFTAGFLPLYSETLNKGGKEAAKAFAESALAWLLVALLLFTLAAQIFMPLVMLGLAPGFQDEPQRFALAVEYTRITFPYLLFISIAALYGAVLNGLGRFAAFAATPILLNLTMLLALPLFTPLLGSAGSALAWGTLAAGLVQFLWLAFWSGRAGFSLRLRWPRRSGLTLRLFRLVLPAAIGAGATQVNLVIGVILASLLPAGAVSYLFYADRLNQLTVGVVGVAISTALLPLLSRHIARGEQAEAMSQQNRAQEFALLLALPAMVALLVVPYPIISVLFERGAFDAVTARATAEALFAYAIGLPAYILSRTLTPGFHARQDTATPVRIAVAIIIFNLAVSVALMPVLGHVGLALATALAAWLNTGLLGWLLLRRGHWHADARLKSRAWRILVAALAMGLALWGLNRGLSPWYGWGEAWRIAALGLLVTGGFCVYLGAALALGATRPAEWRSLARRKVIQSQD; via the coding sequence ATGAGCCTTTACCGCGCCATTGCCACGGTCGGCGGCCTCACCATGGTGAGCCGGGTCTTCGGCTTTGCCCGCGACCTGATGATCGCGCGCTATCTTGGCGCCGGCATCCAGGCCGATGCCTTCTTCGTCGCCCTGCGGCTGCCGAATTTCTTCCGCTCGCTGTTCGCCGAGGGCGCCTTCACCGCCGGTTTCCTGCCGCTCTACAGCGAGACGCTGAACAAGGGTGGCAAGGAGGCGGCGAAAGCCTTCGCTGAAAGCGCACTGGCCTGGCTGCTGGTGGCGTTGCTGCTGTTCACGCTTGCCGCGCAGATATTCATGCCGCTGGTGATGCTGGGCCTGGCGCCAGGCTTCCAGGACGAGCCGCAGCGTTTCGCGCTGGCGGTGGAATACACCCGGATCACCTTTCCCTACCTGCTGTTTATCAGCATCGCCGCGCTTTATGGCGCGGTGCTGAATGGCCTCGGCCGTTTCGCGGCTTTTGCGGCGACACCGATCCTGCTCAACCTCACCATGCTGCTGGCCTTGCCGCTGTTCACGCCGTTGCTCGGCTCGGCCGGCTCGGCGCTGGCCTGGGGCACGCTGGCCGCCGGTCTGGTGCAGTTCCTCTGGCTTGCCTTCTGGTCCGGCCGTGCCGGCTTTTCGCTCCGGCTGCGCTGGCCGCGCCGTTCAGGCTTGACCTTGCGGCTGTTCCGCCTGGTGCTGCCGGCGGCTATCGGCGCTGGCGCCACCCAAGTCAATCTGGTCATCGGCGTGATCCTAGCCTCGCTGCTGCCGGCTGGCGCGGTGTCGTACCTGTTCTATGCCGACCGCCTCAACCAGCTCACCGTCGGCGTCGTCGGCGTGGCGATCTCCACCGCCTTGCTGCCGCTGCTCTCGCGCCATATTGCGCGCGGCGAGCAGGCTGAGGCGATGTCGCAGCAGAACCGGGCGCAGGAATTCGCGCTGCTGCTGGCTTTGCCGGCGATGGTGGCGCTGCTGGTGGTGCCCTATCCGATCATCTCCGTGCTATTCGAACGCGGTGCCTTCGATGCCGTCACGGCCCGCGCCACGGCGGAAGCCTTGTTCGCCTACGCCATCGGCCTGCCGGCCTATATCCTCAGCCGCACGCTGACGCCGGGTTTCCATGCGCGGCAGGATACCGCCACACCGGTGCGCATCGCCGTTGCCATCATCATTTTCAACCTCGCCGTCTCGGTGGCGCTGATGCCCGTGCTCGGCCATGTCGGACTGGCGCTGGCCACCGCGCTGGCCGCCTGGCTCAACACCGGCTTGCTCGGCTGGCTGCTGCTGCGGCGCGGCCATTGGCACGCCGATGCGCGGCTTAAAAGCCGGGCCTGGCGCATCCTGGTAGCAGCGTTGGCCATGGGCCTGGCGCTCTGGGGGCTCAACCGTGGGCTCTCCCCTTGGTATGGCTGGGGCGAAGCCTGGCGCATCGCGGCGCTTGGCCTGCTGGTGACGGGCGGCTTCTGCGTTTACCTCGGCGCCGCCCTGGCGCTCGGCGCCACGCGGCCGGCCGAATGGCGCAGCCTGGCGCGGCGCAAGGTCATACAGAGCCAGGATTGA
- a CDS encoding DODA-type extradiol aromatic ring-opening family dioxygenase, translating to MSSLPTLFISHGAPTTVLSGTPAHHFMKTLHDLVPAAGIRAILAVSAHWETDQPMLGAAARPETIHDFYGFPQPLYELRYPAPGDPTLAADIADLLNAAGFKASTDPRQGLDHGAWTPLLLGFPEANIPVLQLSVQPHHDPAHHYALGQALRPLREQGVLVLASGSLTHNLRELDRRGPQAPVLPWASAFADWVNAALTERRDEDMVAYRAKAPEARRNHPTDEHFLPLFVALGAATPGLPAEALHRSMEFGSLSMDSYRFA from the coding sequence ATGTCCTCCCTGCCCACCCTGTTCATCAGCCACGGCGCCCCCACCACGGTGCTGAGCGGCACGCCGGCGCATCATTTCATGAAGACTTTGCATGATCTGGTGCCGGCGGCGGGCATCCGCGCCATTCTGGCGGTTTCGGCCCATTGGGAGACCGACCAGCCGATGCTGGGGGCCGCCGCGCGGCCCGAAACCATCCACGATTTCTACGGCTTCCCGCAGCCGCTTTATGAATTGCGCTATCCCGCTCCCGGCGATCCGACCCTGGCCGCTGACATCGCCGATCTGTTGAACGCCGCCGGCTTCAAGGCCTCCACCGATCCGCGCCAGGGCCTCGACCATGGCGCCTGGACACCGCTGCTGCTCGGTTTCCCCGAGGCCAATATCCCGGTGCTGCAATTATCCGTGCAGCCGCACCACGACCCGGCGCATCATTACGCGCTCGGCCAGGCGCTGCGGCCGCTGCGCGAGCAGGGCGTGCTGGTGCTGGCATCCGGCTCGCTGACCCATAACCTGCGGGAACTCGACCGCCGTGGCCCGCAGGCGCCGGTGTTGCCCTGGGCCAGCGCCTTCGCCGACTGGGTCAATGCGGCGCTGACCGAGCGGCGCGACGAGGACATGGTGGCCTATCGCGCCAAGGCGCCGGAAGCGCGCCGGAACCACCCGACCGACGAGCATTTCCTGCCGCTCTTCGTGGCGCTTGGCGCCGCCACCCCGGGCCTGCCGGCCGAGGCTTTGCACCGCTCGATGGAGTTCGGCTCGCTCTCGATGGACAGCTACCGCTTCGCTTAA
- a CDS encoding LysR family transcriptional regulator has protein sequence MDKLAEMTCFLRVVDNAGFAAAAASLGLTPSGVSKQIARLEDRLGARLLQRTTRRVSLTTEGRAYYEQAREILADIETMEANVGGAERVARGLLRVNVAHGFGMAQIVPLIPAFCERHPQIEVQLNFADRIVDLMAEGDDVGIRLGRVRDEGLIARRLGEHTRMICAAPAYLARHGTPMTPAELEGHRAVLSTNVPLINAWPLRQPDGSVQMVTLPGVVSSDSGDALFRMVLAGMGIAYTADFLIHEAIRDGHLVPLLQDYTAPQIWPIHAVYPARKHLAAKVRAFVDFLAERFSPPPWKLT, from the coding sequence ATGGACAAGCTGGCGGAAATGACCTGTTTCCTGCGCGTGGTGGACAATGCCGGCTTCGCCGCCGCTGCCGCCAGCCTGGGGCTGACCCCGTCCGGTGTCTCGAAGCAGATTGCCCGGCTGGAGGACCGGCTGGGGGCACGCCTGCTGCAGCGGACGACACGGCGCGTCAGCCTCACCACCGAGGGCCGCGCCTATTATGAACAGGCGCGCGAAATCCTGGCCGATATCGAGACCATGGAGGCCAATGTGGGCGGCGCCGAGCGGGTGGCGCGCGGGTTGCTGCGGGTCAATGTGGCGCATGGCTTCGGCATGGCGCAGATCGTGCCGCTGATCCCGGCCTTCTGCGAACGGCATCCGCAGATCGAAGTGCAGTTGAATTTCGCCGACCGTATCGTCGACCTGATGGCGGAGGGCGATGATGTCGGTATCCGCCTGGGCCGCGTGCGCGACGAGGGCCTGATCGCACGGCGCCTGGGCGAGCATACGCGCATGATCTGCGCCGCGCCGGCCTATCTCGCACGCCACGGCACGCCGATGACGCCGGCCGAACTCGAAGGCCATCGCGCCGTGCTCAGCACCAACGTGCCGCTGATCAATGCGTGGCCGTTGCGCCAGCCCGATGGCAGCGTGCAGATGGTGACGCTGCCGGGCGTGGTATCATCCGATAGCGGCGACGCCTTGTTCCGCATGGTTCTGGCCGGCATGGGCATAGCCTATACCGCCGACTTCCTGATCCATGAGGCGATCCGCGATGGCCACCTGGTGCCGCTGCTGCAGGATTATACCGCGCCGCAGATCTGGCCGATCCATGCCGTCTATCCGGCGCGCAAGCATCTGGCGGCGAAGGTGCGGGCCTTCGTCGATTTCCTCGCCGAGCGTTTCAGCCCGCCGCCCTGGAAGCTGACCTGA
- a CDS encoding M67 family metallopeptidase has translation MITLPRALADQLLALAEAAYPHEACALLVGEGEAITRIVPAENVAPDPRRHFEIDPATQIRLRRALREAAGPEALLGHWHSHPDGRAEPSATDAAAAYEPDLVWLISSVTAGKALPPAAFAFQSGGFAPLPLKIT, from the coding sequence GTGATCACCCTGCCGCGCGCGCTGGCGGATCAGTTGCTGGCGCTGGCGGAAGCCGCCTATCCTCATGAAGCCTGCGCGTTGCTGGTGGGCGAGGGCGAAGCGATCACCCGCATCGTGCCGGCGGAGAATGTGGCGCCGGATCCGCGGCGCCATTTCGAGATCGATCCGGCCACCCAGATCCGCCTGCGCCGCGCCTTGCGCGAAGCGGCGGGTCCGGAAGCGCTTCTCGGCCATTGGCACAGCCATCCCGATGGCCGCGCCGAACCTTCCGCCACCGATGCGGCCGCAGCCTATGAACCGGATCTGGTCTGGCTGATTTCCTCCGTCACGGCAGGCAAGGCATTGCCGCCGGCGGCTTTCGCCTTTCAATCCGGCGGCTTCGCGCCGCTCCCGCTGAAGATCACTTGA